In the Paenibacillus pabuli genome, one interval contains:
- a CDS encoding ArsR/SmtB family transcription factor → MLELSFNDPDKLVNVTHALSNRSRIDILQLLHVSKLNIIEIAEALNLPISTVANHIKVLEGANLIHTEMLPASRGAMKLCSRNYDDIHIMLDQVVPDSTCDMNLYEVEMPIGHYSDCEVTPTCGMASATGIILKEDDPASFYHPEHVDAQIIWLSEGYLEYLLPMDIPSDATILSLELSMEMCSEVPHYNNDWPSDISVWVNGMKIGMWTSPGDLGDRRGKLNPDWWHNGSTQYGILKTWQVDQEHTTLDMKKISDISLSNLELGDKPKLRLRIGIDPSAKHQGGMNLFGNQFGDHGQHILMRVKYTLNPA, encoded by the coding sequence GTGCTGGAACTCAGTTTCAATGACCCGGATAAACTGGTAAATGTCACCCATGCCTTGTCAAACCGTTCCCGGATTGACATTCTCCAGCTGTTACATGTGAGCAAGCTGAATATCATTGAAATTGCCGAGGCGCTAAATTTACCGATTTCAACCGTGGCCAATCATATCAAGGTGCTTGAAGGTGCCAATTTAATACATACAGAGATGCTTCCTGCATCACGCGGAGCCATGAAATTGTGCAGTCGCAATTATGATGATATACACATTATGTTGGATCAGGTGGTACCTGATTCCACCTGTGACATGAATCTGTATGAGGTGGAGATGCCCATTGGACATTACAGTGACTGTGAGGTGACGCCCACGTGCGGTATGGCAAGCGCTACAGGCATAATTCTTAAAGAGGATGATCCGGCAAGCTTTTATCACCCCGAACATGTGGATGCTCAGATTATCTGGTTAAGCGAAGGGTATCTGGAATACTTGCTTCCGATGGATATTCCTTCTGACGCAACGATCCTATCCTTGGAACTGTCCATGGAAATGTGCTCTGAAGTACCTCATTACAATAACGACTGGCCGTCTGATATATCTGTATGGGTGAATGGCATGAAGATCGGGATGTGGACAAGTCCGGGAGATCTGGGCGACAGGCGTGGCAAGCTGAATCCGGATTGGTGGCACAACGGCTCTACGCAGTATGGAATTCTTAAGACATGGCAGGTAGACCAGGAGCATACCACATTGGATATGAAGAAAATCTCCGATATATCTTTGAGTAATCTCGAGCTGGGGGATAAACCCAAATTACGCCTGCGCATTGGAATTGATCCCAGTGCCAAACACCAGGGGGGAATGAACCTGTTTGGTAATCAATTTGGTGATCATGGGCAGCACATTTTGATGCGTGTGAAGTACACGCTGAATCCAGCGTAA